The Tripterygium wilfordii isolate XIE 37 chromosome 17, ASM1340144v1, whole genome shotgun sequence genome has a window encoding:
- the LOC119982962 gene encoding uncharacterized protein LOC119982962 isoform X1: protein MKFLKIDFQSEAKVAKVAASLANFANFQTFVHNKFAKLPALIDSQIDSKLDSWRKSAQHNSSAISIAHKEFEELHQPVVLPGSGDFCPFEHDTMIPSKPTCLIEMTGSDPIVLPRTWHRLKIEESLSSNSETKGSRFSEHPSNIREIQGYKSEEKSNQNHALGDARNGFEEISQLGMELCATDIIDSVKQDVERGFFQFTFDPGGCKSVPLIMGQYNCKQNLCVLPLDGCGIVLRIQWLTTVSPVVWDCQPLQIEFLVED, encoded by the coding sequence ATGAAATTCTTGAAAATCGACTTTCAATCTGAAGCAAAAGTTGCAAAGGTGGCTGCTAGTCTTGCCAATTTTGCCAATTTTCAAACCTTTGTTCATAATAAATTTGCTAAGTTGCCGGCATTGATTGATTCGCAAATCGATTCAAAGCTGGACTCATGGCGCAAAAGTGCTCAGCACAATTCATCTGCAATATCAATTGCGCACAAGGAGTTTGAGGAATTGCATCAACCAGTTGTTTTACCAGGGAGTGGGGATTTTTGTCCGTTTGAACATGACACGATGATACCATCCAAGCCTACTTGTTTGATTGAAATGACTGGTAGCGATCCGATTGTTCTTCCGCGAACCTGGCACAGACTAAAGATTGAGGAATCTTTGTCTTCAAATTCTGAAACCAAAGGTTCAAGATTTAGTGAGCACCCTTCAAATATTCGTGAAATACAAGGATATAAATCAGAAGAGAAATCTAATCAGAATCATGCCTTGGGTGATGCACGCAATGGGTTTGAAGAAATTTCTCAACTAGGTATGGAACTTTGTGCAACTGATATTATAGACTCTGTGAAACAAGATGTTGAAAGaggattttttcaatttactTTTGATCCTGGTGGCTGCAAGTCTGTTCCTTTAATTATGGGGCAGTATAATTGTAAGCAAAATCTGTGTGTTTTGCCTTTAGATGGTTGTGGCATTGTTTTGAGGATTCAATGGCTAACTACTGTTAGTCCAGTGGTGTGGGATTGCCAACCATTACAAATAGAGTTTTTAGTAGAAGATTAA